One genomic window of Acomys russatus chromosome 29, mAcoRus1.1, whole genome shotgun sequence includes the following:
- the Samd11 gene encoding sterile alpha motif domain-containing protein 11 isoform X1, with the protein MPAVKKELPSREDLALALATFHPTLAALPLPPLPAYLAPLPAAAALPSAAALPASASGYEALLAPSLCPPRAYLNLHEAAPHLYLPGDPLAFQCFSATASAASDFQPLIDNGEPCIEVECGANRALLYVRKLCQGSKGPSIRHRGEWLTPNEFQFVSGRETAKDWKRSIRHKGKSLKTLMSKGILQVHPPICDCPGCRISSPVNRGRLADKRTVTLPPTHVLKKERNSNFSASDGDSDGSSPAYGQQPGLKQEDDPHTHIMKRRVHTHWDVNISFRETSCSQDNSLHTLIRSVHRSRHLAMPEHPSHCDFKRGNVEIGLGPGGDLLGKRLGCSSYITSDCSSEKKARSKSPQETLLIPELESTMAPEDHYHRLMSALSDAGPFEETQRLYHLGIPTHDLLRLRQEVATATLRSPSSLEIHLPSSTAGHRRKQGLAQHREGTVPATNPPFSERELSQPPPLLSPQNAPHIALGSHLRPPFWGVPTALCQTPGYSFLPPAQAEMLARQQELLRKQSLARLEMSELLRQKEVGSAHRPQLLAPEVALHMPEGPDELQRHSSMLVLKHSSAPLLALPPQGPPGPGSPTPPKESVRSHSQKGSLGAASARPSKPKETGLWAQDVSEQPSKDSDGEDPEIAAARGGASTPSQVPSGGTRAEGKGLLSESTLPLGFPCGAVSPYFHSGTMGTLLTDEETTAPDDVNKWTVDDVCNFVGGLSGCGEYARVFREQGIDGETLPLLTEEHLLNTMGLKLGPALKIRAQVAKRLGRVFYMASFPVALPLQPPSLQAPELSPGQQPLSPATTTSPYEGAYLPTGRASPKQENGSGTIALLPGTTDPSQLL; encoded by the exons ATGCCGGCGGTGAAAAAAGAGCTCCCGAGCCGCGAGgacctggccctggccctggctacCTTCCACCCGACCCTGGCCGctctgccgctgccaccactgcccgcctaCTTGGCGCCACTGCCCGCTGCAGCAGCCCTGCCCTCGGCCGCCGCGCTGCCCGCCTCAGCCTCGGGCTATGAGGCGCTGCTGGCTCCTTCACTCTGCCCCCCGCGCGCTTACCTTAACCTGCACGAGGCCGCGCCCCATCTCTACTTGCCCGGAGACCCGCTGGCTTtccagtgcttctcagccaccGCGTCCGCGGCATCGGATTTCCAGCCGCTGATAGACAATGGTGAGCCGTGTATCGAGGTGGAGTGCGGTGCCAATCGAGCACTGCTCTACGTACGCAAACTCTGCCAGGGCAGCAAGGGCCCGTCCATCCGCCACCGAGGCGAGTGGCTCACACCCAACGAGTTCCAGTTCGTCAGCGGCCGTGAGACAGCCAAGGACTGGAAGCGCAGCATCCGCCACAAAG GGAAAAGCCTGAAGACGCTTATGTCCAAGGGGATCCTGCAAGTGCACCCCCCGATCTGCGATTGTCCAGGCTGTAGAATATCCTCGCCTGTG AACCGGGGACGGCTGGCTGACAAGAGAACAGTCACTTTGCCCCCTACACATgtcctaaagaaagaaagaaactccaaTTTCTCAGCcagtgatggtgacagtgatggaAGTAGTCCAGCCTATGGGCAGCAGCCaggcctgaagcaggaggatgaccCACATACCCATATCATGAAGAGAAG AGTCCACACCCACTGGGACGTGAATATTTCCTTCAGAGAAACATCCTGCAG CCAGGACAACAGCCTCCACACCCTTATACGCAGTGTACATCGAAGCCGCCACCTCGCTATGCCTGAGCATCCAAGCCACTGTGACTTCAAGAGAGGCAACGTGGAGATTGGCCTTGGACCTGGAG GTGACCTGTTGGGCAAGAGGCTGGGCTGCTCCTCTTACATTACCAGCGACTGTTCTTCAGAGAAAAAGGCCCGAAGCAAGTCCCCTCAAG AGACTCTGCTGATCCCAGAGCTGGAATCTACAATGGCCCCTGAGGACCACTACCATCGGCTCATGTCAGCCCTGAGTGATGCTGGCCCCTTTGAGGAAACTCAACGTCTCTATCACCTGGGTATCCCCACCCATG ATCTGCTAAGGCTGCGGCAGGAAGTAGCAACTGCAACTTTGAGGAGTCCCAGTAGCTTGGAAATACACCTGCCCTCATCCACAGCAGGCCATCGACGGAAGCAAGGCCTAGCTCAGCACCGGGAGGGAACAGTTCCAGCTACTAACCCACCCTTCTCTGAGAG GGAACTGTCACAGCCACCCCCTTTGCTGTCACCCCAGAATGCCCCCCACATCGCCTTGGGTTCCCATCTCCGGCCTCCTTTTTGGGGGGTGCCCACAGCCCTGTGTCAGACCCCAG GTTACAGCTTCCTGCCCCCTGCCCAAGCTGAGATGCTAGCTAGGCAGCAGGAGCTTCTACGGAAGCAGAGCCTGGCTCG GTTGGAGATGTCCGAGTTGCTTAGGCAGAAAGAAGTGGGCAGTGCTCACCGCCCACAGCTTCTGGCACCAGAGGTGGCTCTGCATATGCCTGAGGGTCCTGACGAGCTGCAGCGGCATAGCTCCATGCTGGTTTTGAAACACAGCTCAGCACCACTACTGGCCCTGCCACCCCAGGGACCCCCAGGCCCAGGATCCCCTACCCCACCCAAGGAGTCTGTCCGAAGCCACTCCCAAAAGGGGAGTCTTGGTGCTGCCTCAGCCCGGCCCAGCAAACCTAAGGAGACTGGCCTCTGGGCTCAAGATGTCTCTGAGCAGCCATCCAAGGATTCAGATGGAGAGGACCCTGAGATAGCAGCTGCCAGGGGCGGGGCCTCTACTCCCAGCCAAGTCCCATCAGGAGGGACCAGAGCAGAAGGAAAGGGGCttctctcagagtccacactgcCCCTGGGATTCCCCTGTGGAGCAGTCAGCCCCTACTTCCACTCAG GAACCATGGGGACACTCTTGACTGATGAAGAGACCACAGCCCCTGACGATGTCAACAAGTGGACTGTAGATGATGTCTGCAACTTCGTGGGGGGCCTTTCTGGCTGTGGCGAGTATGCCAGG GTTTTTAGAGAACAAGGAATAGATGGAGAAACTCTGCCTCTATTGACAGAAGAGCACCTTCTGAATACCATGGGACTGAAGCTAGGGCCTGCTCTCAAGATCAGGGCACAA GTGGCCAAGCGCCTGGGCCGTGTCTTCTACATGGCGAGCTTCCCTGTGGCCCTGCCGCTGCAGCCACCAAGCCTGCAAGCACCTGAGCTCAGCCCAGGACAGCAACCCCTGTCCCCAGCAACCACCACCTCCCCATACGAGGGGGCCTACCTGCCCACAGGCCGAGCCTCACCCAAGCAGGAAAATGGGTCAGGGACCATAGCTCTGCTCCCAGGGACCACAGATCCTTCCCAGCTTCTCTAA
- the Samd11 gene encoding sterile alpha motif domain-containing protein 11 isoform X2: protein MPAVKKELPSREDLALALATFHPTLAALPLPPLPAYLAPLPAAAALPSAAALPASASGYEALLAPSLCPPRAYLNLHEAAPHLYLPGDPLAFQCFSATASAASDFQPLIDNGEPCIEVECGANRALLYVRKLCQGSKGPSIRHRGEWLTPNEFQFVSGRETAKDWKRSIRHKGKSLKTLMSKGILQVHPPICDCPGCRISSPVNRGRLADKRTVTLPPTHVLKKERNSNFSASDGDSDGSSPAYGQQPGLKQEDDPHTHIMKRRVHTHWDVNISFRETSCSVHRSRHLAMPEHPSHCDFKRGNVEIGLGPGGDLLGKRLGCSSYITSDCSSEKKARSKSPQETLLIPELESTMAPEDHYHRLMSALSDAGPFEETQRLYHLGIPTHDLLRLRQEVATATLRSPSSLEIHLPSSTAGHRRKQGLAQHREGTVPATNPPFSERELSQPPPLLSPQNAPHIALGSHLRPPFWGVPTALCQTPGYSFLPPAQAEMLARQQELLRKQSLARLEMSELLRQKEVGSAHRPQLLAPEVALHMPEGPDELQRHSSMLVLKHSSAPLLALPPQGPPGPGSPTPPKESVRSHSQKGSLGAASARPSKPKETGLWAQDVSEQPSKDSDGEDPEIAAARGGASTPSQVPSGGTRAEGKGLLSESTLPLGFPCGAVSPYFHSGTMGTLLTDEETTAPDDVNKWTVDDVCNFVGGLSGCGEYARVFREQGIDGETLPLLTEEHLLNTMGLKLGPALKIRAQVAKRLGRVFYMASFPVALPLQPPSLQAPELSPGQQPLSPATTTSPYEGAYLPTGRASPKQENGSGTIALLPGTTDPSQLL, encoded by the exons ATGCCGGCGGTGAAAAAAGAGCTCCCGAGCCGCGAGgacctggccctggccctggctacCTTCCACCCGACCCTGGCCGctctgccgctgccaccactgcccgcctaCTTGGCGCCACTGCCCGCTGCAGCAGCCCTGCCCTCGGCCGCCGCGCTGCCCGCCTCAGCCTCGGGCTATGAGGCGCTGCTGGCTCCTTCACTCTGCCCCCCGCGCGCTTACCTTAACCTGCACGAGGCCGCGCCCCATCTCTACTTGCCCGGAGACCCGCTGGCTTtccagtgcttctcagccaccGCGTCCGCGGCATCGGATTTCCAGCCGCTGATAGACAATGGTGAGCCGTGTATCGAGGTGGAGTGCGGTGCCAATCGAGCACTGCTCTACGTACGCAAACTCTGCCAGGGCAGCAAGGGCCCGTCCATCCGCCACCGAGGCGAGTGGCTCACACCCAACGAGTTCCAGTTCGTCAGCGGCCGTGAGACAGCCAAGGACTGGAAGCGCAGCATCCGCCACAAAG GGAAAAGCCTGAAGACGCTTATGTCCAAGGGGATCCTGCAAGTGCACCCCCCGATCTGCGATTGTCCAGGCTGTAGAATATCCTCGCCTGTG AACCGGGGACGGCTGGCTGACAAGAGAACAGTCACTTTGCCCCCTACACATgtcctaaagaaagaaagaaactccaaTTTCTCAGCcagtgatggtgacagtgatggaAGTAGTCCAGCCTATGGGCAGCAGCCaggcctgaagcaggaggatgaccCACATACCCATATCATGAAGAGAAG AGTCCACACCCACTGGGACGTGAATATTTCCTTCAGAGAAACATCCTGCAG TGTACATCGAAGCCGCCACCTCGCTATGCCTGAGCATCCAAGCCACTGTGACTTCAAGAGAGGCAACGTGGAGATTGGCCTTGGACCTGGAG GTGACCTGTTGGGCAAGAGGCTGGGCTGCTCCTCTTACATTACCAGCGACTGTTCTTCAGAGAAAAAGGCCCGAAGCAAGTCCCCTCAAG AGACTCTGCTGATCCCAGAGCTGGAATCTACAATGGCCCCTGAGGACCACTACCATCGGCTCATGTCAGCCCTGAGTGATGCTGGCCCCTTTGAGGAAACTCAACGTCTCTATCACCTGGGTATCCCCACCCATG ATCTGCTAAGGCTGCGGCAGGAAGTAGCAACTGCAACTTTGAGGAGTCCCAGTAGCTTGGAAATACACCTGCCCTCATCCACAGCAGGCCATCGACGGAAGCAAGGCCTAGCTCAGCACCGGGAGGGAACAGTTCCAGCTACTAACCCACCCTTCTCTGAGAG GGAACTGTCACAGCCACCCCCTTTGCTGTCACCCCAGAATGCCCCCCACATCGCCTTGGGTTCCCATCTCCGGCCTCCTTTTTGGGGGGTGCCCACAGCCCTGTGTCAGACCCCAG GTTACAGCTTCCTGCCCCCTGCCCAAGCTGAGATGCTAGCTAGGCAGCAGGAGCTTCTACGGAAGCAGAGCCTGGCTCG GTTGGAGATGTCCGAGTTGCTTAGGCAGAAAGAAGTGGGCAGTGCTCACCGCCCACAGCTTCTGGCACCAGAGGTGGCTCTGCATATGCCTGAGGGTCCTGACGAGCTGCAGCGGCATAGCTCCATGCTGGTTTTGAAACACAGCTCAGCACCACTACTGGCCCTGCCACCCCAGGGACCCCCAGGCCCAGGATCCCCTACCCCACCCAAGGAGTCTGTCCGAAGCCACTCCCAAAAGGGGAGTCTTGGTGCTGCCTCAGCCCGGCCCAGCAAACCTAAGGAGACTGGCCTCTGGGCTCAAGATGTCTCTGAGCAGCCATCCAAGGATTCAGATGGAGAGGACCCTGAGATAGCAGCTGCCAGGGGCGGGGCCTCTACTCCCAGCCAAGTCCCATCAGGAGGGACCAGAGCAGAAGGAAAGGGGCttctctcagagtccacactgcCCCTGGGATTCCCCTGTGGAGCAGTCAGCCCCTACTTCCACTCAG GAACCATGGGGACACTCTTGACTGATGAAGAGACCACAGCCCCTGACGATGTCAACAAGTGGACTGTAGATGATGTCTGCAACTTCGTGGGGGGCCTTTCTGGCTGTGGCGAGTATGCCAGG GTTTTTAGAGAACAAGGAATAGATGGAGAAACTCTGCCTCTATTGACAGAAGAGCACCTTCTGAATACCATGGGACTGAAGCTAGGGCCTGCTCTCAAGATCAGGGCACAA GTGGCCAAGCGCCTGGGCCGTGTCTTCTACATGGCGAGCTTCCCTGTGGCCCTGCCGCTGCAGCCACCAAGCCTGCAAGCACCTGAGCTCAGCCCAGGACAGCAACCCCTGTCCCCAGCAACCACCACCTCCCCATACGAGGGGGCCTACCTGCCCACAGGCCGAGCCTCACCCAAGCAGGAAAATGGGTCAGGGACCATAGCTCTGCTCCCAGGGACCACAGATCCTTCCCAGCTTCTCTAA
- the Samd11 gene encoding sterile alpha motif domain-containing protein 11 isoform X3, whose translation MKRRVHTHWDVNISFRETSCSQDNSLHTLIRSVHRSRHLAMPEHPSHCDFKRGNVEIGLGPGGDLLGKRLGCSSYITSDCSSEKKARSKSPQETLLIPELESTMAPEDHYHRLMSALSDAGPFEETQRLYHLGIPTHDLLRLRQEVATATLRSPSSLEIHLPSSTAGHRRKQGLAQHREGTVPATNPPFSERELSQPPPLLSPQNAPHIALGSHLRPPFWGVPTALCQTPGYSFLPPAQAEMLARQQELLRKQSLARLEMSELLRQKEVGSAHRPQLLAPEVALHMPEGPDELQRHSSMLVLKHSSAPLLALPPQGPPGPGSPTPPKESVRSHSQKGSLGAASARPSKPKETGLWAQDVSEQPSKDSDGEDPEIAAARGGASTPSQVPSGGTRAEGKGLLSESTLPLGFPCGAVSPYFHSGTMGTLLTDEETTAPDDVNKWTVDDVCNFVGGLSGCGEYARVFREQGIDGETLPLLTEEHLLNTMGLKLGPALKIRAQVAKRLGRVFYMASFPVALPLQPPSLQAPELSPGQQPLSPATTTSPYEGAYLPTGRASPKQENGSGTIALLPGTTDPSQLL comes from the exons ATGAAGAGAAG AGTCCACACCCACTGGGACGTGAATATTTCCTTCAGAGAAACATCCTGCAG CCAGGACAACAGCCTCCACACCCTTATACGCAGTGTACATCGAAGCCGCCACCTCGCTATGCCTGAGCATCCAAGCCACTGTGACTTCAAGAGAGGCAACGTGGAGATTGGCCTTGGACCTGGAG GTGACCTGTTGGGCAAGAGGCTGGGCTGCTCCTCTTACATTACCAGCGACTGTTCTTCAGAGAAAAAGGCCCGAAGCAAGTCCCCTCAAG AGACTCTGCTGATCCCAGAGCTGGAATCTACAATGGCCCCTGAGGACCACTACCATCGGCTCATGTCAGCCCTGAGTGATGCTGGCCCCTTTGAGGAAACTCAACGTCTCTATCACCTGGGTATCCCCACCCATG ATCTGCTAAGGCTGCGGCAGGAAGTAGCAACTGCAACTTTGAGGAGTCCCAGTAGCTTGGAAATACACCTGCCCTCATCCACAGCAGGCCATCGACGGAAGCAAGGCCTAGCTCAGCACCGGGAGGGAACAGTTCCAGCTACTAACCCACCCTTCTCTGAGAG GGAACTGTCACAGCCACCCCCTTTGCTGTCACCCCAGAATGCCCCCCACATCGCCTTGGGTTCCCATCTCCGGCCTCCTTTTTGGGGGGTGCCCACAGCCCTGTGTCAGACCCCAG GTTACAGCTTCCTGCCCCCTGCCCAAGCTGAGATGCTAGCTAGGCAGCAGGAGCTTCTACGGAAGCAGAGCCTGGCTCG GTTGGAGATGTCCGAGTTGCTTAGGCAGAAAGAAGTGGGCAGTGCTCACCGCCCACAGCTTCTGGCACCAGAGGTGGCTCTGCATATGCCTGAGGGTCCTGACGAGCTGCAGCGGCATAGCTCCATGCTGGTTTTGAAACACAGCTCAGCACCACTACTGGCCCTGCCACCCCAGGGACCCCCAGGCCCAGGATCCCCTACCCCACCCAAGGAGTCTGTCCGAAGCCACTCCCAAAAGGGGAGTCTTGGTGCTGCCTCAGCCCGGCCCAGCAAACCTAAGGAGACTGGCCTCTGGGCTCAAGATGTCTCTGAGCAGCCATCCAAGGATTCAGATGGAGAGGACCCTGAGATAGCAGCTGCCAGGGGCGGGGCCTCTACTCCCAGCCAAGTCCCATCAGGAGGGACCAGAGCAGAAGGAAAGGGGCttctctcagagtccacactgcCCCTGGGATTCCCCTGTGGAGCAGTCAGCCCCTACTTCCACTCAG GAACCATGGGGACACTCTTGACTGATGAAGAGACCACAGCCCCTGACGATGTCAACAAGTGGACTGTAGATGATGTCTGCAACTTCGTGGGGGGCCTTTCTGGCTGTGGCGAGTATGCCAGG GTTTTTAGAGAACAAGGAATAGATGGAGAAACTCTGCCTCTATTGACAGAAGAGCACCTTCTGAATACCATGGGACTGAAGCTAGGGCCTGCTCTCAAGATCAGGGCACAA GTGGCCAAGCGCCTGGGCCGTGTCTTCTACATGGCGAGCTTCCCTGTGGCCCTGCCGCTGCAGCCACCAAGCCTGCAAGCACCTGAGCTCAGCCCAGGACAGCAACCCCTGTCCCCAGCAACCACCACCTCCCCATACGAGGGGGCCTACCTGCCCACAGGCCGAGCCTCACCCAAGCAGGAAAATGGGTCAGGGACCATAGCTCTGCTCCCAGGGACCACAGATCCTTCCCAGCTTCTCTAA